The Candidatus Saccharibacteria bacterium RAAC3_TM7_1 nucleotide sequence CATAATGCACGCGGCCACCCGGTATAAAGTTAAACTCTTTTACGCTGGTCACCCAGCCTTCCGGCCCCCACCATTTTTCAAACCAATCTTTATCGGCGTAAGCCTTCCAGACTTTCGCCTTCGATCCATTTGCCACATATTCAATGATAAGGGTTTTATTTTCGAGATCCTTGGTTACTTTTACGTCTGTCATTTGCTATTCCTCCTTTATCAGTGCGTCTAATTTATCGTAGCGGCTCTGCCACATCTGGCGGTACTGCTCGAGATACTCGTCGGCGGATCGGAGAGTGTCAGGAGCCAAGCTCACCATATGCTTTTTCCCCTCCTTTCGTTTGTATATGAGATGGGCGCGCTCCAGAACTTTCAAGTGTTTCGATATGGCGGCAAAGCTGACGTCATAAAGGGCGACTAGCTCGCCGACAGAGTATTCGCACATCGCCACACGATCCAGTATGTCGCGTCGAATCGGATCACTCAGTGAATTGAAGATAGCATCGAGTCGATATGTATATTCAACCATTTGGTTAAATGATACTACGAGCATAAATACCTGTCAACCTTTTTTACCACTTATCTTTATAGATTTGTTGTCGTATATGCATCATGAAAAGCAGGGAAGGGCGTGACTATTTTTAAATGCCCGTCCCTTTTTGAATGTATCTCGTACATACTCTATACTTTAGGTATGAGTTTTAGTGATGCTGAGAAAGTACTTATCGATCAAGATCCGATATTGGGAACTCTCATTCGCTCGCAGCATACTATTACCCTTCGGCCTGAGCGCGACTACTTCGAGGCTTTAGCGAGCTCGATCGTCTCGCAGCAGATTTCTGTCAAAGCCGCTGCCAGCATTTTTGCCCGTTTTAAAGGAAGCACTGACCTAAAGCCCGAACGAGTCGCTCTGCTCGATGACGAGCAGACAAAGGCCATCGGCTTGTCTGCTCAAAAAACAAAATACCTAAAGGATTTAGCTAATCACTTTATGCAAGATTCGGCGGTCTTCAACCATCTTGATAGTTTGAATGATGACGAGGTCATTTCTGAACTCACCCGTGTCAAAGGTATTGGTGTCTGGACCGCTCAGATGTTCCTGATCTTTACCCTGCACCGTGCCGATGTCTTCGCACCGGACGACCGCGGCCTACAGCTTGCTATTCAAAAACTATACAAGTTTTCGGAGCTTCCTGGCCGAGCGGAGCTAGAGGAATTCGCCACACACTGGACACCCTACCGTTCCACCGCTTGCCTACATTTGTGGCGCTCACTCGATAACGAGCCTAAGTAAGTTACGCTATAACGCCGATTTTTTGCTGATGAGCCTGCTTGCACGCTTTAGTGTGAAAAAGAAGGTCTGGGACTTTTTTACAGTCCTCGCAAATCAGCACAAGGTCATTACATTCCATGTGCGCGCAGTTTTCAAAATTCGACGTTTTACCACCGCAATGCGTACACTCACCAATCGTCTTGGCTTTGTCAGAAAAGTTCATGGTCATGCGCTCATCAAACACGCGCAGTGCACCTTCCCATAATCCGTCGTCGCCGTAGGCTTCGCCGTACTTTACGATACCGCCGTCGATCTGGTAGACATCGTTGAAACCGCGCTTCTTCATCATCGCCGAAATAACTTCACAGCGAATGCCGCCGGTGCAATAAGTGATGACTTTCTTATCTTTGATGTCG carries:
- a CDS encoding Transcriptional regulator, ArsR family (RAAC3_TM7_1_34), giving the protein MLVVSFNQMVEYTYRLDAIFNSLSDPIRRDILDRVAMCEYSVGELVALYDVSFAAISKHLKVLERAHLIYKRKEGKKHMVSLAPDTLRSADEYLEQYRQMWQSRYDKLDALIKEE
- a CDS encoding DNA-3-methyladenine glycosylase II (RAAC3_TM7_1_35) codes for the protein MSFSDAEKVLIDQDPILGTLIRSQHTITLRPERDYFEALASSIVSQQISVKAAASIFARFKGSTDLKPERVALLDDEQTKAIGLSAQKTKYLKDLANHFMQDSAVFNHLDSLNDDEVISELTRVKGIGVWTAQMFLIFTLHRADVFAPDDRGLQLAIQKLYKFSELPGRAELEEFATHWTPYRSTACLHLWRSLDNEPK